A region of the Chryseobacterium gotjawalense genome:
AGATTTTTTAAACGCAAAATCTCTTCCCAGCGATATGAAAACTTACGCAACGGCATACGCCGGGCATCAGTTCGGCAACTGGGCGGGACAATTGGGAGATGGCCGTGCTATTTTTGCTGGCGAGATTAAAAATGCCCAAGGTGAAAACACCGAAATACAATGGAAAGGTGCCGGTGCAACTCCGTATTCCCGTCACGCAGACGGTCGGGCCGTTCTCCGTTCTTCCGTTAGGGAATATTTAATGAGCGAGGCGATGTATCATTTGGGAATTCCGACAACACGTGCGTTATCCCTTTCTTTTAGCGGTGAACAAGTCATTCGGGACATGTTATATGATGGGAATGCCGCTTATGAAAAAGGAGCCGTCATGACCAGAACCGCGCCGAGTTTTTTAAGGTTTGGACATTTTGAATTGCTTTCTGCCCAAGGTGAAAATCAAACTTTGCAACAACTCGCTGATTTTGCGGTCGAAAATTACTTCCCTGAGATCGACAGCACCAGTCCGGAGAAATATGCCGAGTTCTTTAAAGCAGTCGCCCATAAAACTGCCGATATGATTGTAGAATGGTATCGCGTAGGATTCGTTCACGGCGTGATGAACACCGACAATATGTCGATTATCGGCTTAACAACTGATTACGGTCCGTTTTCTTTCCTGGATGAATATGATTTGAATTTCACCCCAAATACGACGGATTTACCCGGTCGCAGATACGCTTTTGGAAATCAGGCAAAAATCGCACAGTGGAATCTTTGGCAACTGGCAAATGCGTTATTTCCTTTAATTAAAGATGAAAAGAAATTAGAAAAAACCCTGAATGATTTCAACAGGAACTTTTGGATCAAGCATGACGAAATGATGGCCAGAAAATTCGGTCTTGATAAGCTGCAGCAAGGTGATGACGAATTATTCACCAAAGCACAACAACTCATGCAGGATTTAGAAATTGATTATACTTTATTTTTTAAACAACTGGAAGCATACTCGGAAAATATTGATTTCAAAATCCACTTTAAGGAGGTTTTCTATTCAAAAACAACAGAAGAGCAATTTGAAAAATTAAAAGAATTCCTCAGTCTTTATCAAAGTCGGTTAGCGAAAAATTCAATTTCAAAAACGGAGTCTTTAATGATGATGAAAGAAACAAATCCTAAGTTCATCCTTAGAAATTATCTGCTTTTTGAATGCATCAATGAACTGAATGAAGGAAAAAAAGAATTACTGAACAAAATACTTACTGCCTTAGAAAATCCTTACCAGGAAATCTACCCTGAGTTTTCTGTAAAACGACCGCCGCAATATGATGGACAAACCGGTTGTTCTACACTTTCCTGCAGTTCTTAAAATTTCTTACTTTTGCGCAAATTTATTACCTTGAATCTGAAACAAAAATTGACCGGTTTTCTGAAAACTGTTTTCCCGGAAACAAAATTCGAATTGTTTTTATTTCTACTGTTCCTTACAGCGTATGGGTTCTTAGGAACCACAATTGCTTTGAATTACCGAATTGTTTTTGATGACCGAATTCCCTGGGACGCTTATTTTAGTTTTGATAACCGGGCAATTGTCATGACGGGTGGCGGATTTGAGAGACATCCGTTAGCAAACTATTTTTTCAACTGGATACGGGAGTTTGCATACTTGTTTTCTCATGGAAAGAAAGATGGAACCTTCCGACTGGTATTGGCGTGGTGCAGCAACTTTGCGGTGAGTTTAAGTTTAATTCAGATTTACAAATATTTAAAGAATATTATTGCGTTACCCAAAAAGATTTCTTTACTGATTCTTTTCTTTTTCTCTTTTTTCACCACTCCGATTTTACTTTCCTTCACCCCGGAAACCTACACCTACACGTTGTTGTTTCTGGTTTTGTTTAATTATTATGCCGCTTTAAAATTAAGAAAGGAAGAAAAAATTCCCGCTGCGGCTTTGGCTTTGGCAGGAGTTGCTATCGGTGGATTAACGGTAACGAATATAGTTAAAGTATATATTCCGCTTCTTTTTGAAAAGAAGGTTTTCCGGAACTGGCGAAAATTTGGAAATCTTGTTTTGCGCGTTGTAATTTCAGTTTCTGTATTTGTCTTATTGTTTTTGTACCGTTTGGATTTTAAGTTTTTAAACTTTTTAAATAAATCCGGTGAACAATACGAAAAGTTTTCTAACCCAAAAGTAACGCCGGTTTGGGACATGATGGTGTCCTGGTTTTTTGGCGGCAATATACTGTTCAGCAGTTTTGCTTTACGCGATTATCACAATAAAAAGGGATTCCAGTACAAAGCGCTTTTTATGGATGTTTATTCCTCTGCGGTTCCGTATCTTTTTGTGGCAGCGATTTTAATACTTGTTTTATGGAGTTTTGCCAGAAACCTTAAAAATAAATTCGTTCAGATTCTGATGATTTCTTTTTTGGTGGATATTGTCATTCACTGTATTTTAAAATTCGGACTGCACACTTCCTATATATACGGTGGTCACTTTATATTTGTAATTCCGTTGCTTCTGGGCTGGCTGTTTTATGGTTATAAAGATTCGCCGAAAACGCTGTCGTTTTTGTATGGTACTGTTTCTGTTCTGTTCTTTTACCTGATCATTAATAACATTTTCAGAATGGCTGAGTTTTTTGATTTTCTGGGAATGTATTATCGATAATTCTATAGCCGTTTTTTCAGTTCAGTTTTAAAACAAAAAAAAACGCATTAAAAAATGCGTTTTTAATTTTATTTAAAAAAAAATTATTTCTTTTTGGTTTTTACCTTATCGACTTCCTCTTTAAGGAAAGGATATTTTTGCTGCATATCTTCCAGCAAATGAGGATCGAGATTTAAAGCGGTTGCCAATGCTTCCCTGCCTTTCTTCTGGCTGTTCAGCTGGAAATAACAGTTGCTTAACTGATAGAACAGTTCGGCTCTGATATGGGATTTTGTCGCTTCTACCAGGACATTTACGGCTTCTTCAAATTCGCCAATCAGCATTAATACTTCTGAATAGGCATACCAATTATAGAAACGCTCTGGTTCCAAATCTACCAATCTTTTCAGGCAGACTAAACTTTCTTCAAACTTGCCACCTTCAATGTACAGAAAAGCCAGTCTTTTCTGATAATCCAAATTGGATTCGTTCAGGGAAACCGCTTCTTTTGCAAAATGCAGGGCTTCTTTCATTGCACCCATTTCTTCATAAACGTAGGATTGCTCCATCATCGAGAGGTAAAACTGGGGATCGTCCCGCAATGATTTCTGAAAAGAGTTCAAGGCCAAAACCGGTTGTTTGTTTTCTTTGTAGCACAGTCCAATTTTATAAAAAGTAAATGATTTCGTGTATTCCAACGCCAACATTTCCTCGTAAACCGAGATGGCTTTCGACCATTCGCCCATCGCTTCGAAACAGGCCGCTTTGTTGGCGTAAACACCCACGGACTGAGGATTGATTGCCAAAAGATAATCGAACCCTTTAATCGCTTCTTCGTAGTTTTTCCTGTTAAAGTAAAACTGTCCGTATTCGTACCAAGCGGTTTCTGAGAACGCAAATTTATCCAGATAACCGTTCAGAAACTCGATGGCTTCATCGCTTCTTTTCAATTGGTTATAACAGGACATCACGTTTTCTAAGGAATACTCATCCTGCGGATCAAAATTCAGAGCCAGTTTATAATGTTTCAAGGCTTTAAACGGATCCTCCAAATTGACAAATTCATCGGCGATGAAATTATGCAGGAAATTTTCTTCTTCTTCCAGTTCCAGCCCTTTCTCGCAATATTCTATCGAGCGTCTTGGATTACCAAGGTTGGAATAATATTTGGCGCAGCAAACCAGAAAGTCTGTATTATCCATGCAGGATTCCTTCAGTTCATTCATCAGTTCTTTGGCTTCAGGATATTTTTCCAGTTCCAAAAGAACCTCGAACTGTTTCACTTTTAAATCAAGGGAGTTCGGGTGAATTTTCAACCCATATTTCGTTGCCATATCGGCGAAGGAGATATCCCCCATTTCGAGGTAATAAATAATGATTTCTTCATACTCCTCGGTTTCGAAGTAGAATTCATCATTATTCTCAACCATTGCTTCGAACTTTTCTACAAGTTCATTTTCAAAAAATTCTTCCAAAATATTTGTTATCTTTTTTCAATTGCTAAAATTACTTTGTAGTTTTTGAAAAAGTTTTTTCTTTTATTAATACTATCCTTTTTTATTTCTATAAATCTTCAAGAGCAATTTTTTGGGTTTCCCCTCTTTTTATCTCTTGTCTAGATTTTTTAATTTTTTTACAAAATCTTTACCGTAAAATTCTCCATTCTCAACAAAATATACTCCGACAGCTTTAAGAACATTACTGATTTTTGACAATTTCTTTTTTGTTTTTCGGATCGATTGAGATGGTATTTTTTAAAATTTTAATAAAATTAATAATTTATATCTGAAAAATCAAAAATCTTCGGAAAACATCTTTCTTCGGACTTTATCTTTTCATTTTTAAATCAAACTTTTAATCTTTTCGATCATTTGATCTCCCAATTGATCGGCTTCTTCTTGTGAAAATGCCTCGGTATAAATCCTGATAATCGGTTCTGTATTTGACTTTCTCAAATGTACCCAATTGTTTTCAAAATCGATCTTCACACCATCAATTGTTGAAAGTTCCTCATTTTGATACTCTTTTTCCACTTTAGTTAAAAGCTCGTCAACATTAATATCAGGAGTTAACTCGATTTTCTTTTTACCCATAAAATAACTTGGATAAGTCGCCCGGAGTTCTGAAACCGTTTTGTTTTCTTTTGCCAAATGCGTCAAAAATAGAGCCACACCCACCAAAGAATCCCGGCCGTAATGAAGTTCAGGGTAAATAATTCCTCCATTTCCTTCGCCACCGATAACCGCATTTTTTTCTTTCATTAAAGTAACCACGTTGACTTCTCCCACAGCACTTGCGAAATATTCGGAACCCAACGTACGTGCGACGTCTCTTAAAGCGCGACTCGAAGAAAGATTAGAAACCGCCACACCTTTTTTATTTTTCAAAAGATAATCTGCAACGGCAACCAAAGTGTATTCTTCACCGAAAAGCTCACCGTTTTCATCCACCAAAGCCAAGCGGTCAACATCTGGGTCAACCACGATTCCGACATCGGCTTTCTCGGCTTTCATCAGTTCGCAAATGTCTCCTAAATGTTCTTTTAACGGTTCCGGATTGTGTGGAAAATGGCCGGTTGGTTCGCAGTATAATTTCACGACTTCACACCCGAAATGTTCTAACAACTGAGGAATGGCAATTCCGCCGGTAGAATTTACAGCGTCTACAACGACTTTGAATTTTTTAGCTTTAATGGCTTCGGCATCAACCATCGGCAAATCCAAAATCTTTTGAATATGAATATCGAAAGCATCGTCTCTGGTTTCGTATTTTCCTAAATCATCAACCTGGGCATACTCAAAATCCTGACTTTCCGCTAATGCTAAAACTTCAGTGCCATTCTCACCGGTAATGAATTCGCCTTTCTCATTTAATAATTTCAGCGCGTTCCATTGTTTTGGATTGTGAGAAGCGGTTAAAATAATTCCACCATCTGCGTTGAGTTCCGGAACCATTACCTCAACAGTTGGCGTTGTAGAAAGACCTAAATCAATTACGTGAATTCCCAACCCCTGTAAAGTTGCAGTAACCAATGAATTCACCATTGCTCCGGAAATACGGGCATCACGACCAACGACTAAGGTTAAATCTTTTTTGTTTTTATTATTTTGAAGCCAAGTCCCAAAAGCTGACGTGAATTTTACCACATCAAGTGGAGTTAGATTTTCATCAACTTTCCCACCGATGGTTCCGCGGATTCCTGAGATCGATTTTATTAAAGACATACGTTGAAATTATTTAATTGTGGTTCTTCATTTCAGCATTTTTAAGATGTCTGGAAAATGCTGTTTAAAACTTTGCAAAAATACGAAGATTTAACCACAGTTTTGCAAAATTTAAAATAACAGAAAACTGCGCCATTTTTGTTGCACGGCTATAAAAAAAACGGACAAAAATGCCCGTTCCTTAAATTAATAAAAGATTAATTTATTTTTTGATCAAACCGAGTTCAATCAATCTTTCTTGCAGAAATTCTCCTGCCGTAGTGTCTTCATACAATTTCGGGTTGTTCTCATCCACACAGTTTTCTAAAGCATTCAGCGGCATTTCGCTCACCGGATGCATAAAAAACGGAATGGAATAACGGGAAGTTCCCCACATTTCTCTCGGCGGATTTACCACTTGGTGAATTGTAGATTTCAGTTTGTTATTGGTATGTCTTGACAACATATCGCCAACATTGATCATCAGTTCGTCTGGTTGTGCAATAGCATCGATCCACTCTCCATCGTGATTCATCACCTGAAGTCCTTTTCCCTGAGCGCCCATCAAAAGCGTAATCAAATTGATGTCGCCGTGGGCAGCTGCTCGAACTGCATTGTCCGGCTCCTGCGTAATCGGCGGATAATGGATTGGTCTCAAAATAGAGTTTCCTTCAGCGACAAATTTGTCGAAATAAAACTCATCTAAACCAAGATACAAAGCCAAAGCCCGCAAAACATAAACGCCGGTTTTTTCCAACATTTGGTAAGCTTCTTTTCCAACAACATTGAATTTGGGATTTTCTGTAACTTCTACATTATCCGGATATTCAGCTGCGTATTTTGAGCCGTCTTCCAGATACTGTCCGAAATGCCAGAATTCTTTTAAATCTCCTTTTTTGAAACCTTTTGCGGTTTCTTTTCCGAAACCTACATAACCACGCTGTCCGCCGATTCCGGGGATTTCGTATTTCTGTTTGGTTTCTACAGGCAGATCAAAGAATTTTTTTACTTCGCCATAAAGTTCATCAACCAACCGGTCGTCTAAGAAGTGACCTTTTAGCGCAACGAAGCCAATTTCTTCGTATGCTTTTCCGATTTCATTTACAAATTTTTGTTTGCGTTCCGGTTCACCCGAAAGGAAATCACGCAAATCCACACTTGGGATCTGTTTCATTTTGTTTGATTAAGAATTCGTCTGCAAATTTAAGTTTTTTTAGATTAAAATTTTAATTATCAGTAAATTTGCCACAATCCATTAGATTATGAAACAATTCTCATCCAAACGAAGCATTCAGATACTTGCCTATTTATTAAAAGAATACGGAATTTCCGATATCGTCATTTCCCCCGGATCACGGAATGCGCCGTTGGCCATTCACTTTTCAGAAATTGATGAATTGAACTGTTACAGTATTGTAGATGAGAGAAGTGCGGCTTTCGTGGGAATGGGAATGGCGAAAAGTGCAAAAAAACCCGTAGCAATAACCTGTACAAGTGGTTCTGCTGCAGCCAATTATTATCCGGCGATTACGGAAGCTTTTTATTCAAATACACCGCTTTTAATTTTGACAGCAGACCGCCCAGTTGATTTTGTAGATATATTCGATGGACAAACCATCCGTCAGAAAGATCTTTTCCGGCAACATTCCTACGGAGATTTTCAGTTGTTGGAAGATTCAGAAGAAAATGCCGGGGATTATAATTTCGCATTAATTAAAAAAGCCATCGAGGTCTGTTTTGAAAAACAGGGGCCGGTTCATATCAATATTCCGCTGGAAGAACCTTTGTACAATGTGGTTTCGGAACTTCCGAATTTTCCACCGGTAGAAAAAACCATCCGCGAAACTACTTATGAATTGTCTTCAAATATTATCGCGGAATGGAATACTTCAAAAAGAATTATGATTCTGGTCGGAACAAGAGACTACAGTGAAGAACTCGAAATGCAGTTGTCGCAATTGGTTAAAAATCATAGTGTTGTTATTTTAAAGGAAGCCAATTCCAATTTGAAGCACCATAAGTTTTTCGCGCATATCGACCGGTATATTTTTAATTTTAATGAGGCGGATTTCAAAACTTATGCACCGGATTTATTAATTACGGTCGGCCAAAATGTAGTTTCCAAAAAAGTAAAACAGTTTCTGCGAAAAGCGAATCCAAAATGTCACTGGCATATTGATGAGGTTTGGCACCCGGATACTTTCTTTGCACTGACTGAAAAAGTAAAAGCAACTCCTGAAAAATTCTTTGCTCAATTATTAAAATTCGTTTCACTGGAACCTAGTCCGTACTTCAATCTGTGGGATGTTCTGCGTGATAAAAGAGATTTGAAACACGCACAATATTCTGAGCAAACAAGCTTTTCCGATTTTAAACTTTTTGAACTGCTTTCTGGAAAATTACCGGAAAAAATCAATCTGCATCTCAGTAATTCTTCGGCGATCCGGTATGCGCAACTTTTTGATTTTCAGAAAAATAACGTTTACTGCAACCGCGGAACCAGCGGAATCGACGGTTCGACTTCAACCGCGATGGGTTTTGCAATGAAATCCCAAAAGCAAACTGTTCTGGTAACGGGAGATATAAGTTTCTTCTATGATATCAATGGTTTGTGGAACAATTATATTCCGCCTTATACCAGAATTATCATCTTTAATAATGGCGGCGGAGATATTTTCAAAATTATTCCGGGACCAAGTTCTACAAACGCTTTGGACGAATTTATTTTGACAAAGCATCACAAAAACGCAGAATATTTAGCGAAACATTTTGGATTTGCTTACACTAAAGTTGATGATGAGGACACGCTTTCGCGGGTTTTAGATCATTTCTTTAAACAGGATGAGAAGCCGAAAATCCTGGAAGTTGACACTTCGAATATTGAAAATGCTGAGGTTTTAAAAGGCTATTTCGAATTTTTGAAATCCTAATGGATTTACAGTTCGATTTGTTCAGACTGTTTGGGTAAATTCTTTATTTTTTCTATCGGATAGCTGCAATTGTCGTCCAGAGTATTCATTGCATTAATGATTTGAAAATGAGAATATTCGCTCAGATTTTGCAGGGTAATTTCCGCTTCTTTAATTTTCTTTGACTGGAGTAAGTTTTGTCTCTGAACTCCGTTTAATAAATAGGTTTTTGGCGTAAACCAGTCTTTCCCTTTTTTAAATAAAAGATTAGAATAAGAAGAATCGGTAATGTGATTGTTTTTTACAATGATAATTTCCGAGGCTTTCGATAAAATTTTCATTTTTTCGAGTTCTTTCCGGTCCTCAAATTTGAAGGAATAATCACAGGAATTATTTTCAACTAACTTGAAATCGGCAATTTCAGACATCGCATACGGAATCATCTGTGTTTTGTATTTGCCTGTTAGATCGTAAACGATTTTAAATTTATAGAGACCATCTTCATCATGTTCCAGGCTTTTATAGATCTCGTCTAAATTGATGGTGACTTCTTTGCCAAAATTAGAAAACGTATCATTGACGCGTTTCTGATGGTGATTTAGTAGGAAAATCTGCTTGTCTTCTACCTTAATGCTTTCAATGAATTGGGACATAAATTTTATTTTTCATTTCTTTGTATTCGTCTGCAAAATTACTCAAATGAGTGATTCCACCACCGCTTTTGAAGTAAAGTTTTCCGTTTTCTTTTTCAATGAACCGAATCATCACACAGGAATCCAGGTTTTTACCGTCGAACCAGCCGCAAACGCCTGTGTAGAAACCTCTTTTGTGATTTTCTGCTTCCAGAATGATGCTTAAAGTTTTCGGTTTTGGCGCCCCGAGAATAGAGCCGGCAGGAAGTAATTTTTTCATGATGCTTCCTGTTTTGTTTTGAAATTCAGGTTTCAGTTTGCCTGAAATTTCTGAACTCATCGCGTACAAATCTTTATTATTGGTTTGAATGAAATGCATTCGTTGAAATTCATTCACTTTCACTTCATCAGCAACCATGCTCAGGTCATTCCGGAGTAAATCGACCACGGTATAATGTTCTGCTTTTTCTTTACGGTCGTTTTTCAAAACTTCAGCTGCATTTTCCGTGGAGGCATCAATTGTTCCTTT
Encoded here:
- the menD gene encoding 2-succinyl-5-enolpyruvyl-6-hydroxy-3-cyclohexene-1-carboxylic-acid synthase; this encodes MKQFSSKRSIQILAYLLKEYGISDIVISPGSRNAPLAIHFSEIDELNCYSIVDERSAAFVGMGMAKSAKKPVAITCTSGSAAANYYPAITEAFYSNTPLLILTADRPVDFVDIFDGQTIRQKDLFRQHSYGDFQLLEDSEENAGDYNFALIKKAIEVCFEKQGPVHINIPLEEPLYNVVSELPNFPPVEKTIRETTYELSSNIIAEWNTSKRIMILVGTRDYSEELEMQLSQLVKNHSVVILKEANSNLKHHKFFAHIDRYIFNFNEADFKTYAPDLLITVGQNVVSKKVKQFLRKANPKCHWHIDEVWHPDTFFALTEKVKATPEKFFAQLLKFVSLEPSPYFNLWDVLRDKRDLKHAQYSEQTSFSDFKLFELLSGKLPEKINLHLSNSSAIRYAQLFDFQKNNVYCNRGTSGIDGSTSTAMGFAMKSQKQTVLVTGDISFFYDINGLWNNYIPPYTRIIIFNNGGGDIFKIIPGPSSTNALDEFILTKHHKNAEYLAKHFGFAYTKVDDEDTLSRVLDHFFKQDEKPKILEVDTSNIENAEVLKGYFEFLKS
- a CDS encoding aminotransferase class IV, with product MSQFIESIKVEDKQIFLLNHHQKRVNDTFSNFGKEVTINLDEIYKSLEHDEDGLYKFKIVYDLTGKYKTQMIPYAMSEIADFKLVENNSCDYSFKFEDRKELEKMKILSKASEIIIVKNNHITDSSYSNLLFKKGKDWFTPKTYLLNGVQRQNLLQSKKIKEAEITLQNLSEYSHFQIINAMNTLDDNCSYPIEKIKNLPKQSEQIEL
- a CDS encoding aminodeoxychorismate synthase component I yields the protein MLKNNHPNFDKMDELSQQKVPFFFMVDFLVENVLVFTENELKKNSLFIDFQNNTGAPHQQENKTNIQLKSFPESEEVYKKGFDKVLQNLKLGNSYLTNYTCKTEIEINLSLEEIFHRSKAKYKVLYHDQFVCFSPETFVEIIDNEIFTHPMKGTIDASTENAAEVLKNDRKEKAEHYTVVDLLRNDLSMVADEVKVNEFQRMHFIQTNNKDLYAMSSEISGKLKPEFQNKTGSIMKKLLPAGSILGAPKPKTLSIILEAENHKRGFYTGVCGWFDGKNLDSCVMIRFIEKENGKLYFKSGGGITHLSNFADEYKEMKNKIYVPIH
- the glmM gene encoding phosphoglucosamine mutase, which codes for MSLIKSISGIRGTIGGKVDENLTPLDVVKFTSAFGTWLQNNKNKKDLTLVVGRDARISGAMVNSLVTATLQGLGIHVIDLGLSTTPTVEVMVPELNADGGIILTASHNPKQWNALKLLNEKGEFITGENGTEVLALAESQDFEYAQVDDLGKYETRDDAFDIHIQKILDLPMVDAEAIKAKKFKVVVDAVNSTGGIAIPQLLEHFGCEVVKLYCEPTGHFPHNPEPLKEHLGDICELMKAEKADVGIVVDPDVDRLALVDENGELFGEEYTLVAVADYLLKNKKGVAVSNLSSSRALRDVARTLGSEYFASAVGEVNVVTLMKEKNAVIGGEGNGGIIYPELHYGRDSLVGVALFLTHLAKENKTVSELRATYPSYFMGKKKIELTPDINVDELLTKVEKEYQNEELSTIDGVKIDFENNWVHLRKSNTEPIIRIYTEAFSQEEADQLGDQMIEKIKSLI
- a CDS encoding protein adenylyltransferase SelO, whose translation is MNLDQITQQYLTLFPGDLSGNPMQRQTPKAVFSTVEIAGFENPELIIFNEKLAVEIGLEKIENQADEDFLNAKSLPSDMKTYATAYAGHQFGNWAGQLGDGRAIFAGEIKNAQGENTEIQWKGAGATPYSRHADGRAVLRSSVREYLMSEAMYHLGIPTTRALSLSFSGEQVIRDMLYDGNAAYEKGAVMTRTAPSFLRFGHFELLSAQGENQTLQQLADFAVENYFPEIDSTSPEKYAEFFKAVAHKTADMIVEWYRVGFVHGVMNTDNMSIIGLTTDYGPFSFLDEYDLNFTPNTTDLPGRRYAFGNQAKIAQWNLWQLANALFPLIKDEKKLEKTLNDFNRNFWIKHDEMMARKFGLDKLQQGDDELFTKAQQLMQDLEIDYTLFFKQLEAYSENIDFKIHFKEVFYSKTTEEQFEKLKEFLSLYQSRLAKNSISKTESLMMMKETNPKFILRNYLLFECINELNEGKKELLNKILTALENPYQEIYPEFSVKRPPQYDGQTGCSTLSCSS
- a CDS encoding isopenicillin N synthase family dioxygenase, which codes for MKQIPSVDLRDFLSGEPERKQKFVNEIGKAYEEIGFVALKGHFLDDRLVDELYGEVKKFFDLPVETKQKYEIPGIGGQRGYVGFGKETAKGFKKGDLKEFWHFGQYLEDGSKYAAEYPDNVEVTENPKFNVVGKEAYQMLEKTGVYVLRALALYLGLDEFYFDKFVAEGNSILRPIHYPPITQEPDNAVRAAAHGDINLITLLMGAQGKGLQVMNHDGEWIDAIAQPDELMINVGDMLSRHTNNKLKSTIHQVVNPPREMWGTSRYSIPFFMHPVSEMPLNALENCVDENNPKLYEDTTAGEFLQERLIELGLIKK
- a CDS encoding tetratricopeptide repeat protein, giving the protein MEEFFENELVEKFEAMVENNDEFYFETEEYEEIIIYYLEMGDISFADMATKYGLKIHPNSLDLKVKQFEVLLELEKYPEAKELMNELKESCMDNTDFLVCCAKYYSNLGNPRRSIEYCEKGLELEEEENFLHNFIADEFVNLEDPFKALKHYKLALNFDPQDEYSLENVMSCYNQLKRSDEAIEFLNGYLDKFAFSETAWYEYGQFYFNRKNYEEAIKGFDYLLAINPQSVGVYANKAACFEAMGEWSKAISVYEEMLALEYTKSFTFYKIGLCYKENKQPVLALNSFQKSLRDDPQFYLSMMEQSYVYEEMGAMKEALHFAKEAVSLNESNLDYQKRLAFLYIEGGKFEESLVCLKRLVDLEPERFYNWYAYSEVLMLIGEFEEAVNVLVEATKSHIRAELFYQLSNCYFQLNSQKKGREALATALNLDPHLLEDMQQKYPFLKEEVDKVKTKKK
- a CDS encoding DUF6080 domain-containing protein, whose product is MRKFITLNLKQKLTGFLKTVFPETKFELFLFLLFLTAYGFLGTTIALNYRIVFDDRIPWDAYFSFDNRAIVMTGGGFERHPLANYFFNWIREFAYLFSHGKKDGTFRLVLAWCSNFAVSLSLIQIYKYLKNIIALPKKISLLILFFFSFFTTPILLSFTPETYTYTLLFLVLFNYYAALKLRKEEKIPAAALALAGVAIGGLTVTNIVKVYIPLLFEKKVFRNWRKFGNLVLRVVISVSVFVLLFLYRLDFKFLNFLNKSGEQYEKFSNPKVTPVWDMMVSWFFGGNILFSSFALRDYHNKKGFQYKALFMDVYSSAVPYLFVAAILILVLWSFARNLKNKFVQILMISFLVDIVIHCILKFGLHTSYIYGGHFIFVIPLLLGWLFYGYKDSPKTLSFLYGTVSVLFFYLIINNIFRMAEFFDFLGMYYR